A window of Armatimonadota bacterium contains these coding sequences:
- a CDS encoding FAD/NAD(P)-binding oxidoreductase: MPHHPYLIVGGGMTADAAVRGIRELDPDGEIGILSAEAHPPYNRPPLSKGLWKGQPLEKIWRNTEQRGVRLYLGRVARELDLSTKHVTDDRGEAHTFDRLLLATGGSPRRLPSGDGVVYFRTLDDYLYLRRLTVRRRRFAVIGGGFIGSEIAAALATNGAEVTMVFPEEGIGRRLFPSGLARFLNEYYRERGIEVVSGEGAADIERSTRGFVVRTDAGRSLAADAVIAGIGIRPNTDLASGAGIDAEDGILVDVHLRAGHPDVFAAGDVARFIQPDLGTRMRVEHEDNANTQGTTAGRNMAGAGEPYVHLPFFYSDLFDVGYEAVGEVDARLQTVEDWKEPYREGVVYYLRDGRVRGVLLWNVWGQVDAARALIADPGPFGAADLTGRLPSFTSP; the protein is encoded by the coding sequence ATGCCGCATCATCCATACCTGATCGTCGGCGGCGGGATGACCGCCGACGCTGCGGTCCGGGGGATCCGCGAGCTCGACCCAGACGGTGAGATCGGGATCCTGTCCGCAGAAGCGCACCCCCCTTACAATCGGCCGCCGCTGTCCAAGGGCCTGTGGAAAGGACAGCCCCTGGAGAAGATCTGGCGCAACACCGAGCAGCGAGGCGTCCGGCTGTACCTGGGGAGGGTCGCCCGCGAACTCGATCTGTCCACCAAGCACGTCACCGACGATCGGGGCGAGGCGCACACCTTCGACCGGCTGCTGCTCGCCACCGGCGGCTCTCCGCGCCGCCTGCCGTCGGGCGACGGCGTCGTCTACTTCCGCACGCTGGACGACTATTTGTACCTGCGCCGGCTCACCGTGCGCCGGCGCCGGTTTGCGGTCATCGGAGGGGGTTTCATCGGGTCGGAAATCGCCGCCGCGCTGGCAACCAACGGCGCCGAAGTCACGATGGTGTTCCCGGAGGAAGGGATCGGCCGCCGCCTGTTCCCCTCCGGACTGGCACGCTTCCTCAACGAGTACTACCGCGAGCGGGGCATCGAGGTGGTCAGCGGCGAGGGCGCTGCGGACATCGAGCGCAGCACACGGGGGTTCGTCGTTCGGACGGACGCGGGGCGGTCGCTCGCTGCTGATGCGGTCATCGCGGGCATCGGCATCCGCCCCAACACCGATCTCGCCTCGGGTGCGGGGATCGACGCGGAGGACGGGATCCTGGTCGATGTGCACCTGCGCGCCGGCCATCCGGATGTCTTCGCCGCCGGAGATGTGGCGCGCTTCATCCAACCGGATCTGGGGACGCGCATGCGCGTGGAGCACGAGGACAATGCGAACACGCAGGGCACGACGGCGGGACGGAATATGGCGGGCGCCGGCGAGCCGTACGTGCACCTGCCCTTCTTCTACTCCGATCTGTTCGACGTGGGCTACGAGGCCGTGGGCGAGGTAGATGCGCGGCTGCAGACGGTGGAGGACTGGAAGGAGCCATACCGGGAGGGTGTCGTCTACTACCTACGCGACGGCCGCGTGCGCGGCGTGCTGCTGTGGAACGTCTGGGGACAGGTCGATGCGGCGCGCGCCCTGATCGCCGATCCAGGTCCCTTCGGCGCCGCGGACCTGACGGGGCGCCTGCCGTCCTTCACATCTCCTTGA
- a CDS encoding response regulator transcription factor has product MTERSAGARNRAAMVLVVEDEPEIGRLLRSYLERDGYAVVLTGDGETAIREFDSRQPDLIVLDLMLPGIDGYEVCRRVRGVSRVPIIMLTARDEVEDKVAGLELGADDYVTKPFSPREVVARVRAVLRRNRWGGREELRMGDLHVDFRSQEVTHRGRPVSLTPTEWRLLEALASQPGHVFTRLQLIDRVYGYSFEGFERTVDVHVKNLRQKIEPDPKEPRYVLTVYGVGYKFAREPDGAHG; this is encoded by the coding sequence GTGACGGAGCGATCGGCGGGCGCCAGAAACCGCGCCGCGATGGTGCTGGTCGTCGAGGACGAGCCGGAGATCGGACGTCTGCTGCGCTCGTACCTCGAGCGGGACGGTTACGCGGTTGTGCTGACGGGCGACGGTGAGACGGCGATCCGGGAGTTCGACAGCCGTCAGCCGGACCTGATCGTGCTCGACCTGATGCTGCCCGGCATCGACGGGTACGAGGTGTGCCGGCGCGTGCGGGGCGTCTCGCGGGTGCCGATCATCATGCTGACGGCGCGTGACGAGGTGGAGGACAAGGTCGCAGGACTGGAGCTGGGAGCCGACGACTACGTCACCAAGCCTTTCAGTCCGCGCGAGGTGGTGGCCAGGGTCCGCGCCGTCCTGCGGCGCAACCGCTGGGGCGGCCGCGAGGAGCTGCGCATGGGTGACCTGCACGTCGACTTTCGCTCGCAGGAAGTGACGCACCGCGGGCGGCCGGTGTCGCTGACGCCCACGGAGTGGCGCCTGCTCGAAGCATTGGCATCGCAGCCCGGCCATGTGTTCACGCGACTGCAGCTCATCGACCGCGTCTACGGGTATTCGTTCGAGGGTTTCGAGCGCACGGTCGACGTCCACGTCAAGAACTTGCGCCAAAAGATCGAGCCGGACCCAAAGGAACCGAGGTACGTGCTCACGGTGTACGGGGTGGGATACAAGTTCGCGAGGGAGCCAGATGGGGCCCACGGCTAA
- a CDS encoding trypsin-like peptidase domain-containing protein, which translates to MTRRVMHTGLRVTALAVAVALALPAAAQTASFDPAAIYARAAPAVAVVRTVHDGRTGVGTAFAISPDGHLLTAAHVARRADRITVTSPGGRPQAARLVGYDARRDLAVLGVEADRPVPHLRVSDEHVRVGDPVAVIGTPRGRPGVMTVGEVLDTDTTLPGLVPGILVRFSAPVAPGSSGGPVLNARAEAIGVVVAASTRPGATGGLAVSGPTISASLPSLLEGARTERAWIGIVGTSVTPELAAERGLPVTRGVLVVEVVPGSPAFRAGLRGGADNGAGGDVLTALDEAPLGGMEDLLRAVGERVPGQRVRLRVIRGERVLNVELVLGIRP; encoded by the coding sequence GTGACGAGGCGGGTGATGCACACCGGGTTGCGCGTGACGGCGCTGGCGGTTGCCGTGGCCCTTGCGCTGCCGGCGGCAGCGCAGACTGCGTCGTTCGACCCGGCGGCGATCTATGCGCGTGCCGCTCCGGCCGTCGCGGTCGTGCGCACAGTGCACGACGGTCGCACGGGCGTGGGCACCGCGTTCGCGATCTCGCCCGACGGCCATCTGCTCACCGCGGCGCACGTGGCGCGCCGCGCCGACCGCATCACCGTCACCTCTCCCGGCGGCCGACCGCAGGCGGCGCGGCTGGTGGGATACGACGCGCGCCGCGACCTGGCGGTTCTGGGCGTCGAGGCGGACAGGCCGGTTCCCCATCTGCGGGTCAGCGACGAGCACGTACGGGTCGGCGACCCGGTGGCGGTGATCGGCACGCCCCGCGGGCGACCGGGTGTGATGACCGTCGGCGAAGTTCTCGATACGGACACGACGCTTCCGGGCCTGGTGCCCGGCATCCTGGTGCGCTTCAGCGCGCCGGTCGCGCCGGGCAGCTCGGGCGGTCCGGTGCTGAACGCGCGGGCCGAGGCGATCGGCGTGGTGGTGGCGGCCTCCACGCGGCCCGGGGCGACCGGCGGCCTGGCGGTGTCCGGCCCGACGATCTCCGCGTCGCTGCCGTCTCTGCTGGAGGGCGCACGGACCGAGCGGGCGTGGATCGGGATCGTGGGTACCTCGGTCACGCCCGAGCTGGCCGCCGAACGGGGCCTACCCGTCACGCGGGGCGTCCTCGTCGTCGAGGTGGTGCCGGGCAGCCCAGCCTTCCGGGCCGGGCTGCGGGGAGGGGCGGACAACGGTGCAGGCGGAGACGTCCTCACCGCGCTGGACGAGGCCCCGCTCGGCGGCATGGAGGATCTGCTGCGGGCAGTCGGGGAACGTGTGCCGGGCCAGCGCGTCCGTCTGCGCGTGATTCGGGGCGAGCGGGTCCTCAACGTGGAGCTCGTCTTGGGGATACGGCCGTGA
- a CDS encoding DUF6152 family protein: MGRLGAAMILAVGAALVAAAVASGHHGWSSYDDSREVALTGRIRSSSYEHPHVTVQLETEQRIWTVILPPPTRARAMGLTAELLGEGSVVRVAGYVHRSVPDEMRALRIAIGERVFRLR, from the coding sequence ATGGGAAGACTCGGCGCAGCGATGATCCTCGCCGTCGGCGCGGCGCTGGTCGCGGCAGCGGTGGCCTCGGGGCACCACGGCTGGTCCTCCTACGACGACAGCCGGGAGGTGGCGTTGACGGGCCGGATCCGATCGTCCTCGTACGAACACCCACACGTGACCGTGCAGTTGGAGACCGAGCAGCGCATCTGGACGGTGATCCTACCTCCGCCGACCCGTGCCCGGGCCATGGGGCTCACCGCGGAGTTGCTGGGTGAGGGCTCGGTGGTGAGGGTGGCCGGTTACGTGCACCGCAGCGTGCCCGACGAGATGCGTGCGCTGCGGATCGCGATCGGCGAGCGCGTGTTCCGTCTGCGATGA
- a CDS encoding ATP-binding protein, whose product MGPTAKEARRIGLRAQLTLAFAIIAIASVGLVAAWAQYTTAQQFGAYMERVRRGEVTWIAEQPPHVRELFLQGMRPATKLFRLSQRKFLKAFNQSLWLGGATAAGLAVAVALVVAGRLSRPLAELQRAARGIASGNLDQVVRPAGGEIGDVAEAFNAMAARLRANERMRQELLAAVAHELRTPLSIIQANLESFLDGVSEPTPERIAALHTQSALLSRLITDLRDLSLAEAGQLALRRAPTDVAALCRESVEVLQPWIEERGVAVEVSSQGDTVVDVDADRIRQVIQNLLHNAVRFTPSGGTVAVRATSRSDGDVEVVVDDGGPGIPHDELPRIFEPFHRADPSRSRASGGSGLGLAVVRHLVHAHGGTVRAHNRPEVGARFVLTLPRRGPAHRTASGR is encoded by the coding sequence ATGGGGCCCACGGCTAAAGAGGCACGGCGCATCGGGTTGCGGGCGCAGTTGACGCTGGCCTTCGCGATCATCGCGATCGCGTCGGTCGGTCTGGTGGCGGCCTGGGCCCAGTACACGACGGCGCAGCAGTTCGGAGCGTACATGGAGCGGGTGCGCCGTGGCGAGGTGACGTGGATCGCCGAGCAGCCGCCGCACGTCCGGGAGCTGTTCCTGCAGGGCATGCGCCCGGCGACGAAGTTGTTCCGGCTGTCGCAACGCAAGTTCCTCAAGGCGTTCAATCAGTCGCTGTGGCTGGGCGGTGCGACCGCGGCCGGGCTCGCCGTCGCGGTGGCGCTCGTGGTGGCCGGTCGGCTGTCGCGGCCGCTGGCGGAGTTGCAGCGGGCGGCCCGCGGCATCGCGTCGGGCAACCTCGACCAGGTGGTACGACCCGCCGGCGGCGAGATCGGAGACGTCGCGGAGGCGTTCAACGCGATGGCCGCGCGGCTGCGCGCCAACGAGAGGATGCGGCAGGAACTGCTCGCGGCGGTCGCCCACGAGCTGCGCACGCCGCTTTCGATCATCCAGGCCAACCTGGAGTCGTTCCTCGACGGGGTGTCCGAGCCTACGCCGGAACGCATCGCCGCGCTCCACACGCAAAGCGCTCTGCTGAGCCGGCTCATCACCGACCTGCGGGACCTGAGCCTGGCGGAGGCCGGTCAGTTGGCCCTGCGGCGCGCCCCGACCGATGTCGCGGCCCTGTGCCGGGAGTCGGTCGAGGTCCTCCAGCCGTGGATCGAAGAACGGGGCGTCGCCGTCGAGGTCTCCTCGCAAGGTGACACGGTGGTCGACGTAGATGCCGACCGGATCCGACAGGTGATCCAGAACCTGCTGCACAACGCCGTCCGCTTCACGCCGTCGGGGGGCACCGTCGCCGTCCGTGCGACCTCGCGGTCGGATGGCGACGTCGAGGTCGTCGTCGACGACGGGGGGCCTGGCATCCCGCACGACGAACTCCCGCGCATCTTCGAGCCCTTCCATCGCGCGGACCCGTCTCGGTCGCGCGCGAGCGGCGGCAGCGGGCTGGGACTGGCGGTCGTCCGACACCTCGTCCACGCGCATGGCGGAACCGTACGCGCTCACAACCGGCCCGAGGTGGGCGCGCGGTTTGTTCTGACCCTGCCCCGCCGAGGTCCGGCCCACCGCACGGCCTCGGGTCGATAG